From Argopecten irradians isolate NY chromosome 12, Ai_NY, whole genome shotgun sequence, one genomic window encodes:
- the LOC138336646 gene encoding uncharacterized protein, giving the protein MENGKKEMDAMENGQRRGMQWRIDKGEGCNGEWTKERDAMENGQRRGMQWRMDKGEGCNGEWTKERDAMENGQRRGMQWRMDKGEGCNGEWTQRRGMQWRIDKGEGCNGEWTKERDAMENGQRRGMQWRMDKGEGCNGEWIKERDAMENGQRRGMQWRMDKGEGCNGEWIKERDAMENG; this is encoded by the coding sequence ATGGAGAATGGAAAAAAGGAGATGGATGCAATGGAGAATGGACAAAGGAGAGGGATGCAATGGAGAATAGACAAAGGAGAGGGATGCAATGGAGAATGGACAAAGGAGAGGGATGCAATGGAGAATGGACAAAGGAGAGGGATGCAATGGAGAATGGACAAAGGAGAGGGATGCAATGGAGAATGGACAAAGGAGAGGGATGCAATGGAGAATGGACAAAGGAGAGGGATGCAATGGAGAATGGACAAAGGAGAGGGATGCAATGGAGAATGGACACAAAGGAGAGGGATGCAATGGAGAATAGACAAAGGAGAGGGATGCAATGGAGAATGGACAAAGGAGAGGGATGCAATGGAGAATGGACAAAGGAGAGGGATGCAATGGAGAATGGACAAAGGAGAGGGATGCAATGGAGAATGGATAAAGGAGAGGGATGCAATGGAGAATGGACAAAGGAGAGGGATGCAATGGAGAATGGACAAAGGAGAGGGATGCAATGGAGAATGGATAAAGGAGAGGGATGCAATGGAGAATGGATAA
- the LOC138336648 gene encoding uncharacterized protein — translation MDKGEGCNGEWIKERDAMENGQRRGMQWRMDKGEGYNGEWTKERDTMENGQRRGMQWRMDKGEGCNGEWTKERDAMENGQRRGMQWRMDKKERDAMENGQRKGMQWRMDKGEGCNGEWTKERGMQWRMDKGEGYNGERTKERDTMDNGTKERDTMENGQRRGIQWTMDKGEGCNGEWTKERDAMENGQRRGMQWRMDKGEGCNGEWIKERDAMENGQRRGMQWRTKERDAMENGQRRGIQWTMDKGEGCNGEWTKERDAMENGQRRGMQWRMDKGEGYNGEWTKERDAMENGQRRGM, via the coding sequence ATGGATAAAGGAGAGGGATGCAATGGAGAATGGATAAAGGAGAGGGATGCAATGGAGAATGGACAAAGGAGAGGGATGCAATGGAGAATGGACAAAGGAGAGGGATACAATGGAGAATGGACAAAGGAGAGGGATACAATGGAGAATGGACAAAGGAGAGGGATGCAATGGAGAATGGACAAAGGAGAGGGATGCAATGGAGAATGGACAAAGGAGAGGGATGCAATGGAGAATGGACAAAGGAGAGGGATGCAATGGAGAATGGATAAAAAGGAGAGGGATGCAATGGAGAATGGACAAAGGAAAGGGATGCAATGGAGAATGGATAAAGGAGAGGGATGCAATGGAGAATGGACAAAGGAGAGAGGGATGCAATGGAGAATGGACAAAGGAGAGGGATACAATGGAGAACGGACAAAGGAGAGGGATACAATGGACAATGGGACAAAGGAGAGGGATACAATGGAGAATGGACAAAGGAGAGGGATACAATGGACAATGGATAAAGGAGAGGGATGTAATGGAGAATGGACAAAGGAGAGGGATGCAATGGAGAATGGACAAAGGAGAGGGATGCAATGGAGAATGGACAAAGGAGAGGGATGCAATGGAGAATGGATAAAGGAGAGGGATGCAATGGAGAATGGACAAAGGAGAGGGATGCAATGGAGGACAAAGGAGAGGGATGCAATGGAGAATGGACAAAGGAGAGGGATACAATGGACAATGGATAAAGGAGAGGGATGTAATGGAGAATGGACAAAGGAGAGGGATGCAATGGAGAATGGACAAAGGAGAGGGATGCAATGGAGAATGGACAAAGGAGAGGGATACAATGGAGAATGGACAAAGGAGAGGGATGCAATGGAGAATGGACAAAGGAGAGGGATGTAA